A genome region from Nitrosopumilus oxyclinae includes the following:
- a CDS encoding NAD(P)H-hydrate dehydratase, with protein MVRKNLTAAMVKKFIPARKSKSRKGDNGIVLVVGGSYIYHGAPILSSLAALKCGTDLVYTSVPKVNVTPTRAVSPNLIVIPLVDQKLTLGAVNKLIGALPRNLHSATIGMGLAIQEKNSLLHFVKSLLDRDVRLSLDASALIPDVLPFLANKNVVVTPHAGEFKRLFGDVPPNTKNERIKLVESKAKEFGITVLLKGATDVVSNGTTTYLNEKKTPAMTVGGTGDVLSGLVAGLLSNNRNSLESAAAATFINGLAGKSAQKRLGLHMTSMDLLDEIPSVMKPFDRIV; from the coding sequence ATGGTGAGGAAGAATCTGACTGCTGCAATGGTTAAGAAATTTATTCCTGCCAGAAAATCAAAATCCCGAAAAGGTGACAATGGAATTGTTCTAGTTGTTGGTGGAAGTTACATTTACCATGGCGCGCCAATATTATCTTCACTTGCTGCATTGAAATGCGGAACTGATCTAGTTTACACATCTGTTCCTAAAGTTAACGTTACTCCAACTCGTGCAGTTTCTCCAAATTTGATTGTAATTCCTTTAGTTGATCAAAAACTTACATTAGGTGCAGTAAACAAACTGATTGGCGCTTTACCCCGTAATTTACATTCAGCAACAATTGGAATGGGATTGGCAATTCAAGAAAAAAATTCATTGTTGCATTTTGTAAAGTCATTACTTGATAGGGATGTTAGATTATCTCTAGATGCTAGTGCATTAATCCCTGATGTTTTACCATTTCTGGCAAACAAGAATGTTGTAGTTACTCCTCATGCAGGAGAATTCAAAAGATTGTTTGGAGATGTACCACCAAACACAAAAAATGAAAGAATCAAACTTGTAGAATCTAAAGCAAAAGAGTTTGGAATTACTGTTTTACTGAAAGGTGCAACTGATGTTGTATCTAATGGCACTACTACTTATCTTAATGAGAAAAAAACTCCTGCTATGACCGTTGGTGGAACTGGTGACGTTTTATCTGGATTAGTGGCAGGATTGTTATCAAATAATAGAAATTCTTTGGAATCTGCAGCAGCTGCTACATTCATTAATGGATTGGCAGGAAAATCTGCTCAAAAACGCTTAGGATTACACATGACATCGATGGATCTTTTAGATGAAATTCCATCTGTAATGAAGCCTTTTGATAGAATTGTGTGA
- a CDS encoding tRNA (adenine-N1)-methyltransferase has translation MAKIKNNSPVLFFYNNSKKWLTKISKKESFHTHIGIIKHSDAIGKEYGSRLMTNKDKYVYLLQPTMYDYVMKIQHGTQIVYPKDIGYIIARAGIGDGQKILEIGTGSGSLTSFVASVVKPRGHVYTFDVDENFMKIAEKNIKKAGVSKYVTQHNLDLKTAKKMPLDEMDMAIIDLGDPWVVIPQVRQMLKGSGTMFAICPTMNQLEKLTMALVENEFTDIESTEHIIRNIEAREGKTRHSFQGIGHTTYLCFARKAFFGREARRSAEAAKVSDSSKKTAPKIVKKTITKPAKKTSGKTPKRTSKKSA, from the coding sequence ATGGCTAAAATTAAGAATAATTCTCCAGTATTATTCTTCTACAATAATTCAAAAAAATGGTTAACCAAAATTTCTAAAAAAGAATCCTTCCACACTCACATTGGTATTATCAAACACTCTGATGCAATTGGCAAAGAATATGGTTCTAGATTAATGACAAACAAGGACAAGTACGTCTATCTTTTGCAGCCAACAATGTATGATTATGTAATGAAAATCCAACATGGTACACAAATTGTGTATCCTAAAGATATTGGATACATTATTGCAAGAGCTGGGATTGGCGATGGACAAAAAATCTTAGAGATTGGAACAGGCAGTGGCTCATTAACTTCGTTTGTAGCTAGTGTTGTAAAACCTCGTGGTCATGTATACACATTTGATGTCGATGAAAATTTTATGAAAATTGCTGAGAAAAATATCAAAAAAGCAGGAGTTTCAAAATATGTAACTCAACACAATCTTGATCTAAAAACTGCTAAAAAAATGCCTTTAGACGAAATGGATATGGCAATTATTGATTTAGGGGATCCTTGGGTTGTAATTCCTCAAGTTAGACAGATGTTGAAGGGTAGTGGAACTATGTTTGCTATTTGTCCTACTATGAATCAATTAGAAAAATTAACCATGGCACTAGTTGAAAATGAATTCACTGACATTGAATCAACTGAACATATCATCCGAAATATAGAGGCCAGAGAGGGAAAAACCAGACATTCTTTCCAGGGGATTGGACATACAACTTATCTTTGTTTTGCAAGAAAGGCCTTTTTTGGTAGAGAGGCTCGAAGATCTGCAGAAGCAGCAAAAGTTTCAGACTCTTCAAAGAAAACTGCTCCAAAAATTGTTAAAAAAACTATCACAAAACCGGCAAAAAAGACTAGTGGAAAAACCCCAAAAAGGACAAGTAAAAAATCTGCCTAG
- a CDS encoding response regulator translates to MTSVIVIDDNEDIVYSMSELLEIYGINVVGKGYNGLECVELYDKLHPDAVLLDLMMPKYDGLYALKELRKIDPKSVVLIVTGGASPSMSDGVDALEPNKIIFKPVDVNTLVETILEETHTTMPFKIQYSFKDDPNSYTCVMTHDQYKNFKDLPVLQESKILKNDENNLEAYKQEMQKALILAAENDLTHIQKLSQQV, encoded by the coding sequence ATGACATCTGTAATTGTAATTGATGATAATGAGGATATTGTATATTCAATGTCTGAACTTTTAGAGATATATGGAATTAATGTAGTTGGTAAAGGCTACAATGGATTAGAATGTGTGGAATTATACGACAAACTACATCCTGATGCGGTTTTACTTGATTTGATGATGCCAAAATATGATGGGCTGTATGCATTAAAAGAACTCAGAAAAATAGATCCAAAAAGTGTTGTACTAATTGTTACTGGAGGGGCTTCTCCGTCAATGAGTGATGGGGTAGATGCTTTGGAGCCTAACAAAATCATTTTCAAACCAGTCGACGTAAATACTTTGGTTGAAACGATATTGGAGGAGACACACACCACAATGCCGTTTAAAATTCAATATTCATTCAAAGATGATCCAAATTCATACACTTGTGTAATGACGCATGATCAATACAAAAATTTCAAAGACTTGCCTGTATTACAAGAAAGTAAAATTCTTAAAAATGATGAGAATAATCTTGAAGCATATAAACAGGAAATGCAAAAAGCATTAATCTTGGCAGCCGAAAACGACCTTACTCATATTCAAAAATTATCTCAACAGGTTTAA
- a CDS encoding arginine--tRNA ligase, translating to MTFKSILDEIENNLNKILSDLSISDVMFSVEPAKPGFGDVSSNVSFLLAKQLKKSPKEIAEILSSKYSDCTSMLVLKSEAHPSGYLNFFANWDKLNQLILSESYLDTCGDVEIGNGSSVVVEHTSVNPNKALHIGHIRNIIIGDTVSRILKKADYKVNVLNYIDDSGLQVADIIVGFKHFGYAQEPPDGKKFDHYCGDDVYVKTTEKYEQDSSLEEIRKNVLKELEDGDSETAKFGDKITRRVLAGQLETCWNFGVTYDCLNFESQIIRSGLWDEIFEKLKEMNLIEFENEGKNNGCWVIRGDGKEEDKVIVRSNGTATYIAKDIPYAAWKLGLIKDPFNYEKYEKEQPNSRVLWQTTLKNTEKISKDFTAEKVVTVIDSRQARLQKIITGLMGKFKSVPDAYNHLGYESVTLSSDTAKTLGLETDGKQAQMSGRKGLYVSADSVYNILKEKTKEETKRRHPEMDDSEIETIAHSVSVGTIRYEMIKQDLDKIITFDLTKSLSLEGDTSPYIQYTHARASRILEKSGRIPTINVDFTLLNEKSELDLIKNIGLFNLQVRDAAKNLSPKVIARYCYDLAVSFNSFYEKSKVLELGDVELENSRLCLVNSFKIVLEKALDLLGIQSPDRM from the coding sequence ATGACTTTCAAATCTATTCTTGATGAAATTGAAAATAATCTCAACAAAATATTATCTGACTTGTCAATTTCTGATGTGATGTTTTCTGTAGAGCCTGCAAAACCTGGTTTTGGAGATGTAAGCTCTAATGTTTCATTTTTACTTGCAAAACAACTAAAGAAAAGTCCTAAAGAAATTGCTGAAATTCTTTCTTCAAAATATTCTGATTGCACTAGTATGCTTGTATTAAAATCTGAGGCTCATCCATCTGGATATCTTAACTTTTTTGCAAATTGGGATAAACTAAATCAGTTGATTTTATCTGAATCTTATCTTGATACCTGTGGTGATGTTGAAATTGGTAATGGCTCTAGTGTTGTAGTTGAGCATACTAGTGTTAATCCTAACAAGGCACTACACATTGGACATATTAGAAATATCATTATCGGGGATACGGTATCTAGAATTTTAAAGAAAGCCGATTACAAAGTAAATGTACTAAACTACATTGATGATTCGGGATTACAGGTAGCTGACATTATAGTTGGATTCAAACACTTTGGATATGCCCAAGAGCCTCCTGATGGAAAAAAGTTTGATCATTATTGTGGTGATGATGTTTATGTTAAAACTACTGAAAAATATGAACAAGATTCTAGTTTAGAGGAAATCAGAAAAAATGTTCTAAAAGAATTAGAAGATGGGGATTCTGAAACTGCAAAGTTTGGAGATAAGATAACTCGACGGGTTTTAGCCGGACAGCTAGAAACTTGTTGGAACTTTGGCGTAACTTATGATTGTCTAAATTTTGAATCCCAGATAATTCGTTCAGGGTTATGGGATGAAATCTTTGAAAAACTCAAAGAGATGAATCTAATTGAATTTGAAAATGAAGGTAAGAATAATGGATGTTGGGTTATTCGTGGAGATGGCAAAGAAGAAGATAAGGTGATAGTTCGTAGTAATGGAACTGCTACATACATTGCAAAAGACATCCCATATGCTGCCTGGAAACTTGGACTGATCAAGGATCCTTTCAACTATGAAAAATATGAAAAAGAGCAGCCAAATTCTAGAGTCTTGTGGCAGACTACCCTGAAGAATACTGAAAAAATCTCCAAAGATTTTACTGCTGAGAAAGTTGTCACTGTAATTGATTCACGTCAGGCTAGATTACAAAAAATTATCACTGGTTTGATGGGTAAATTCAAATCTGTTCCTGATGCATACAATCATCTGGGATACGAGTCCGTAACTTTGAGTTCAGATACTGCAAAAACTTTGGGACTTGAAACTGATGGCAAACAAGCACAAATGTCTGGTAGAAAAGGATTGTATGTTTCAGCTGATTCCGTTTATAATATTCTAAAAGAGAAAACAAAGGAAGAAACAAAACGAAGACATCCTGAAATGGATGATTCTGAAATTGAAACAATCGCTCACTCAGTATCTGTTGGTACAATTCGATATGAGATGATAAAACAGGATTTAGATAAAATAATAACATTTGATTTGACAAAGTCTCTTAGCTTGGAGGGGGATACATCTCCATACATCCAATATACTCATGCAAGAGCATCACGAATCTTGGAGAAATCTGGTCGCATTCCAACTATTAATGTTGATTTTACTTTATTGAATGAAAAATCAGAATTAGATTTGATTAAAAATATTGGTCTATTCAATCTACAGGTTAGAGATGCTGCCAAAAATCTATCTCCAAAAGTTATTGCACGATACTGTTATGATTTAGCAGTTTCATTTAATTCATTTTATGAAAAATCCAAAGTTCTTGAATTAGGTGATGTGGAATTGGAGAATTCTCGTCTATGTTTGGTAAATTCATTTAAAATTGTTTTAGAAAAGGCCTTGGATCTTTTGGGAATTCAATCTCCTGATAGAATGTAA
- a CDS encoding phosphoglycolate phosphatase, with protein MKKRTFAVDIDGTITENGGGRIHLEALEALRRLTTMGHNVIFVTGRSSVEGYLLSVFGGTTKIAVGENGGCITIDSDEHILLGNMDECKKAFEIIQNNIEHVQEKHVFPRMTEVVLERTFDLDLARKLLKEKNISVELSDSQYAYHINSPGIDKGTGFTKIMEKLSISADDVIAIGDSATDIPLFRVSKTSIALGNASDHVKSEATMVMSAHAGDGVLEALDKLAPILSEI; from the coding sequence ATGAAAAAGAGAACATTTGCAGTAGATATTGATGGAACTATTACTGAAAATGGTGGGGGTAGAATTCATCTTGAAGCACTTGAAGCATTGCGTCGATTAACTACCATGGGACATAATGTAATTTTTGTAACTGGAAGGTCTTCAGTTGAAGGATATCTTTTATCTGTTTTTGGTGGAACAACAAAAATTGCAGTAGGTGAGAATGGTGGATGTATTACAATTGATTCTGATGAACATATTTTGCTTGGAAATATGGATGAGTGCAAAAAAGCATTTGAAATAATTCAAAATAATATTGAACACGTACAAGAAAAACATGTTTTTCCAAGAATGACTGAAGTTGTTTTGGAGAGAACATTTGATTTGGATTTGGCAAGAAAATTGTTAAAAGAAAAAAATATTTCAGTTGAATTATCTGATAGCCAATATGCATACCACATTAATTCACCAGGAATTGACAAGGGGACAGGGTTTACTAAAATCATGGAAAAATTATCTATTTCTGCTGATGATGTGATTGCAATTGGGGATAGTGCAACTGACATTCCATTATTCCGGGTGTCTAAAACAAGTATTGCATTAGGTAATGCATCTGATCATGTAAAATCTGAGGCAACTATGGTGATGTCGGCCCATGCGGGAGATGGAGTTCTTGAGGCATTAGATAAATTAGCACCTATATTATCTGAAATATAG
- a CDS encoding OBG GTPase family GTP-binding protein, producing the protein MGIPEKIKSIQDEMAKTQINKATEKHIGLLKAKIAKLKREQEDEVVKKSGKKEDGFDVRRSGDATVVFIGLPSVGKSTLLNKMTSAKSTVGAFQFTTLTVVPGMMEYRGANIQVLDLPGIIKGASSGKGLGKRILSVARTADLVLLVLDVFQPFHEDVLVNELGNIGIRLNQLPPNITIEKASMGGIAVAQQVKLTKISVDHLKDILHLYGLVSARVVVREDVTSEQLADHIAGNISYSKALTILNKIDLVDDAFLKDLKTKIKSEVIEVSANSDTNIELLKEKIYEKLKFIRIYLKPKGGEADFKEPLIAREGDTVEDICNKLHRRLKREFRYGLIWGKSVKFGGQRVGLNHIMIDEDVLTIIKRRGA; encoded by the coding sequence TTGGGAATTCCTGAAAAAATTAAATCCATTCAAGATGAAATGGCAAAGACTCAGATCAACAAGGCTACTGAGAAGCACATAGGTTTACTCAAAGCAAAGATTGCCAAGCTCAAAAGAGAGCAAGAAGATGAGGTTGTCAAAAAATCTGGAAAGAAAGAAGATGGATTTGATGTAAGGCGAAGTGGGGATGCAACTGTTGTTTTTATTGGATTGCCAAGTGTGGGGAAATCAACCCTGTTAAACAAAATGACTAGTGCAAAATCAACGGTTGGAGCTTTTCAGTTTACAACATTAACTGTAGTTCCAGGGATGATGGAGTATAGAGGTGCAAATATCCAAGTATTAGATCTTCCAGGAATCATCAAAGGGGCATCTTCAGGTAAAGGATTAGGGAAGAGAATTCTTTCAGTTGCAAGAACTGCAGATCTTGTGTTACTAGTGTTAGATGTGTTCCAGCCATTCCATGAGGATGTATTAGTAAATGAATTAGGAAATATAGGAATTAGATTAAATCAATTGCCACCAAACATTACAATTGAAAAAGCATCAATGGGCGGAATTGCAGTTGCTCAACAAGTAAAGCTTACAAAAATTTCAGTAGATCATCTCAAAGATATTTTACACCTTTATGGTTTAGTTAGTGCGCGTGTTGTAGTTAGAGAAGACGTGACATCAGAGCAGTTAGCTGATCATATTGCAGGAAACATTAGTTATTCTAAAGCATTAACTATTCTAAATAAAATTGATCTAGTCGATGATGCATTTCTAAAAGATTTGAAAACAAAAATCAAATCAGAGGTAATAGAAGTATCTGCAAACTCAGATACCAACATCGAGTTGCTTAAAGAAAAAATATATGAAAAATTAAAGTTCATTAGAATTTACTTGAAACCAAAAGGAGGCGAAGCAGATTTCAAAGAACCGCTAATTGCAAGAGAAGGAGACACTGTAGAAGACATTTGTAATAAACTACATCGAAGATTAAAACGAGAATTCAGATATGGGTTAATTTGGGGAAAGAGTGTAAAGTTTGGAGGGCAACGTGTGGGTTTGAATCACATAATGATTGATGAAGATGTGTTAACAATCATCAAAAGACGTGGGGCATAA
- a CDS encoding collagen-like protein: protein MSSQPRLEIQGQAPFKQSGVYEAQIAITDSRPSDDDIRSKQFSTLWRGNFHLRVKDGLFSETLGSPTNPLPSSVSNLNRVWIVVTDLFSSLHTVFEVPLSRSSTQSEIKSETKTNADNQKPTRSTKTNVVGAAGPPGDKGPDGPPGPPGDKGPIGPPGQQGPMGIKGPEGPKGQPGDKGATGDKGPQGDKGISGDRGLTGDKGITGDKGDKGDKGIVGPPGEKGDKGATGPLGDKGPSGLKGPLGDKGEKGPTGLIGDKGATGLRGVPGDKGDDGPQGSSGDKGLTGPTGPPGEKGPTGLSGVQGEKGIQGGPGPIGEKGPLGPPGDKGPLGPPGPHGDKGLTGPAGPLGDKGPIGPPGPLGEKGNKGVEGPIGEKGPQGPQGPAGSKGLTGVPGPQGEKGDKGSIGPIGEKGQTGPLGAPGDKGPQGPQGSQGERGTTGPSGEKGPQGPQGIQGPQGERGPTGPIGSIGEQGPVGGQGPVGPPGPRGPPGSPGEKGPSGGMSAEQKALFKDLLEMLTDKNVITTEEQIKLMSYLY, encoded by the coding sequence GTGTCATCTCAGCCACGTTTAGAGATTCAAGGACAGGCACCATTCAAACAATCTGGTGTCTATGAAGCTCAAATTGCAATTACTGATAGTAGACCCTCAGATGATGATATTCGTTCAAAGCAATTTTCAACTTTATGGCGAGGCAATTTCCATCTCAGAGTAAAAGATGGATTATTTTCTGAAACTCTAGGCTCTCCTACAAATCCACTTCCATCATCTGTATCTAATCTTAATCGTGTTTGGATTGTTGTTACTGATTTATTTTCTTCATTGCATACTGTGTTTGAAGTTCCGTTATCTAGATCATCAACCCAGTCTGAAATAAAATCTGAAACAAAAACAAATGCTGATAATCAAAAACCTACACGTTCTACAAAAACAAATGTTGTTGGAGCAGCCGGTCCTCCTGGTGACAAAGGTCCTGACGGTCCTCCTGGTCCTCCTGGTGACAAAGGTCCAATCGGCCCACCTGGACAACAAGGACCAATGGGCATTAAAGGTCCTGAAGGTCCTAAAGGTCAACCTGGTGACAAAGGAGCAACTGGTGACAAAGGTCCTCAAGGAGATAAAGGAATTTCTGGCGATAGAGGATTAACTGGAGATAAAGGAATTACTGGAGATAAAGGAGATAAAGGAGATAAAGGAATTGTTGGTCCTCCTGGTGAAAAAGGTGACAAAGGAGCAACTGGACCACTTGGTGACAAAGGTCCTTCTGGATTAAAAGGACCACTTGGTGACAAAGGAGAAAAAGGTCCAACTGGATTAATTGGTGATAAAGGTGCAACTGGATTACGTGGTGTCCCTGGTGATAAGGGCGATGATGGTCCACAAGGATCTTCTGGCGATAAAGGATTAACTGGTCCAACCGGACCGCCCGGAGAAAAAGGTCCAACTGGATTATCTGGTGTACAAGGAGAAAAAGGAATTCAAGGTGGTCCTGGACCAATCGGAGAAAAAGGTCCACTAGGTCCTCCTGGTGACAAAGGTCCACTAGGTCCTCCTGGACCACATGGCGATAAAGGATTAACTGGTCCTGCCGGACCACTTGGTGACAAAGGTCCAATCGGCCCCCCTGGTCCACTAGGAGAAAAAGGAAACAAAGGTGTTGAGGGTCCTATCGGAGAAAAAGGTCCACAAGGTCCACAAGGTCCAGCAGGTTCTAAAGGATTAACTGGAGTTCCTGGTCCTCAGGGAGAAAAAGGTGACAAAGGTTCCATTGGTCCCATTGGAGAAAAAGGTCAAACTGGTCCTCTAGGTGCACCTGGTGACAAAGGTCCACAAGGTCCACAAGGTTCTCAAGGTGAACGTGGAACTACTGGTCCTTCAGGAGAAAAAGGTCCACAAGGTCCACAAGGAATTCAAGGTCCACAAGGTGAACGTGGCCCAACTGGTCCAATAGGTTCCATTGGTGAACAAGGTCCAGTAGGGGGACAAGGTCCAGTAGGTCCACCAGGCCCAAGAGGTCCGCCAGGTTCTCCTGGAGAAAAAGGTCCATCTGGTGGAATGTCTGCAGAACAGAAAGCACTCTTCAAAGATTTACTGGAAATGTTAACTGACAAAAATGTAATTACTACTGAAGAACAAATAAAATTGATGAGTTATCTTTATTGA
- a CDS encoding tetratricopeptide repeat protein encodes MKKPFGRKSKDKEEIKVEKTIPQERSLVDIDYNLKRLYKKGINLMADEKLEDAIEMFEQALRIDPKNVEVLMKLGYARFHLEEFSDALKVYDKVLEIDVTNPEAWNLKGLVHYEQKKYAQALDAAQKAIESDATYGMAWYNKACFLSLLNQVPESLEALKRSIEIDVKNARRSIRDRDFTNVKIEEGFKRIEEVVVLESIRQGYHTIGAIVWTTFLDKVDAETALRKLLEKGLIVQNEKRDGLSKIPIYDLADNIAEKLGKEKKGLFGITKKTLPRPVKNLKELSQAIQSVREAIEEEDVDKTIELFDEFIDPTKSGEQMIETFFDEHREIRLWKIRLKDRGVDYLIDNKDKMVDLFDNIEGTVTKKLREQIS; translated from the coding sequence GTGAAGAAACCTTTTGGAAGAAAATCAAAGGACAAAGAGGAAATAAAAGTCGAGAAGACAATCCCACAAGAAAGAAGTTTAGTAGATATCGATTACAATTTAAAAAGATTATACAAAAAAGGCATCAATTTGATGGCTGATGAAAAACTAGAAGATGCCATTGAAATGTTTGAGCAAGCATTACGAATTGACCCAAAAAATGTTGAAGTATTGATGAAACTAGGATACGCCAGATTCCATCTAGAGGAATTCTCAGATGCTTTGAAAGTATATGACAAAGTTTTAGAAATTGATGTTACAAATCCAGAAGCTTGGAATCTCAAAGGGCTAGTACACTATGAACAGAAAAAATATGCTCAAGCTCTAGATGCAGCACAGAAAGCAATAGAGTCAGATGCAACATATGGAATGGCATGGTACAACAAAGCATGTTTCTTATCACTACTAAATCAAGTTCCAGAATCACTTGAAGCTTTGAAACGCTCCATAGAAATTGATGTTAAAAATGCAAGAAGGTCTATCAGAGATAGAGATTTCACAAATGTCAAAATTGAAGAAGGATTTAAAAGAATTGAAGAAGTCGTTGTTTTAGAATCAATCAGACAAGGATACCATACAATAGGGGCAATTGTATGGACAACATTCCTAGACAAAGTAGATGCAGAAACTGCTTTGAGAAAATTATTAGAGAAAGGACTAATAGTTCAAAATGAAAAACGTGACGGTCTAAGTAAAATTCCAATATATGATCTAGCAGATAACATTGCAGAGAAACTCGGCAAAGAAAAGAAAGGACTATTTGGAATTACAAAGAAAACATTACCACGACCAGTTAAAAATTTGAAAGAACTTAGTCAAGCTATTCAATCAGTAAGAGAAGCAATAGAAGAAGAAGATGTCGATAAAACAATTGAACTGTTTGATGAATTCATTGACCCAACAAAATCAGGTGAACAAATGATTGAAACTTTCTTTGATGAACATAGAGAAATAAGATTATGGAAAATCAGACTAAAAGATAGAGGGGTAGATTATCTAATTGATAACAAAGACAAAATGGTAGATCTCTTCGACAACATTGAAGGAACTGTAACGAAAAAACTTAGAGAACAGATTTCCTAA
- a CDS encoding sulfurtransferase produces MTDTVKITTDVDSLRSEIRDKSVRVIDVRREADYKQDHIPTAVNLPLANLLSDDSPERVLKLVNSMGVDDETPVVVYDDTFGALASRVAWTLEYLGHSDVTLLESTYSHWKSLGLENDSTTPEIQSKEHSMKLKPDILATSDYLETAKTRDDVILIDNRERLNFLEQHIPGAISLPYRTLASNDKILRSKDDMKRLLDNRGITGGSEIITYCGSVGTLSGLAYYALKSTGLSNTKLYVRSFKEWKNLQKPTEKQEDANYWDLSAE; encoded by the coding sequence TTGACAGACACTGTTAAAATTACAACTGATGTAGACTCTTTACGTTCAGAGATTCGTGACAAAAGTGTTAGAGTAATTGATGTTAGACGAGAAGCCGATTACAAACAAGATCATATTCCAACTGCTGTAAATTTACCTCTTGCAAATTTATTATCTGATGATAGCCCTGAACGTGTTTTAAAATTAGTAAATTCTATGGGGGTTGATGATGAAACTCCTGTTGTAGTTTATGATGATACTTTTGGTGCATTGGCATCAAGAGTTGCATGGACTTTGGAATATCTTGGGCATTCAGATGTAACTCTGTTGGAATCCACATATAGTCATTGGAAATCCCTTGGATTGGAAAATGATTCTACCACTCCTGAAATTCAATCTAAGGAACACTCTATGAAATTAAAACCTGATATTTTGGCAACTTCGGATTATTTGGAAACTGCAAAAACTCGAGATGATGTAATTTTAATTGATAATAGGGAAAGACTGAACTTTCTTGAACAACATATTCCAGGTGCTATCAGTTTACCTTATCGTACTTTGGCCTCAAATGATAAAATTTTACGCTCAAAAGATGATATGAAACGATTATTGGATAATCGTGGAATTACAGGGGGTTCTGAAATTATCACTTATTGTGGTAGTGTTGGCACACTTTCAGGTTTGGCATACTATGCACTAAAATCTACTGGATTATCAAATACAAAACTATACGTTCGTTCTTTCAAAGAATGGAAAAATCTTCAAAAACCAACTGAAAAACAAGAAGATGCAAATTACTGGGATTTATCAGCAGAATAA